The segment ggatttgCTGCAGAGCATTCGGCTGAGTGTGGTctagtggtggtggtgaaaGTATAATAGGAGCCGACAGCAGAGTCGATGAGGTTTGCTTTGACTTGCTCTGATCCATTCTCAAATTCACTTGTGGTATATGTTGAAGCAAAAAAGTTGAGTTCTCTATTGCATAAACCTGGCAGTAATAGTATCTATCTTAAGAGATTAGTTTGAATCAATCTTGAAGGAAGCTCGAGTGATATGGCTTGAGTTCGTCTCCCTGATAATGTACTTCGTGTTTAAcgttgaagttgaagcaaactttttttttttttctcttctcGTTTCTTCCAAGTGaaccaaattttcaacttatTTGTGAGTTGTCCCTCCAATCTTTTAAGGTCTAGGTTTTGTTGAGTATTTTATTTAAAGTGGTTTCCTACTTCTTGCCTGTAGTCTGAGATGGGATCTCTTACATGAAGGATTTGAATCGAATGTACTAGAAAGGAGTGCCCGCGCGATTATGCGATGAGGTCATACAAGGAACAAATgggaaagaaaaaagatAACACCCTGAAAAGAAGTGCTTCGGTTATGTCGAAGTTGGAGGAGATCAACCTAGATTTCTCTCTTGAATAGTCTCAAGAGCATGTAATTGTCCGCATAGATTCAAAGAATGTGAGATGGTAGGTCCTGTGTAGTAGTCGTGCGAGTATTATGAACATCAATAGATTCCCCAGAGGAGTCAGTGCATCTGTTTGTACGaatcaaacaaacaaattacGTTTTATAACCTGAATGTTTAGGGGCTATCTCATAATGGTGGTTTGTTCAGTTGCGCTACCGATTGAACTCTATGAAAGGTGCAGATTTGAGAAAAGTCCGAATGGTGGGGAGCCGCACAGAAGTCCCACCATACACATGTATTACGtgcaattttgaattattgCCTCTAATGTGTATATGCGATAATCTACTACACAACATGACTTACCTGCCATGCTCTTTGCGATACCTTCTTAATCAATCTCATTTTCTTGCAAAAATGTGGGTCTATTTTGAGGCAAATAAGTTGATTGTTAATCCTCAATTTTGGAACCACATACAAAGGATGAAAGCCATGAGCGATGTAATTAATTATAATCAGTTAGAAACTGGTTGCAAAGCCTTTTAAAGTGCTTAAATATAATGAGTAAAAGTTGTCATCTTTTTATCTGAGAAAGTGAAGTTCCCACAAAGTAGAAACGATTGCCACTACTTCTGCCTTATCATCCTTTGCGACTTTACGATAGCCTGACCGAGGTTCATGAAATGTGTGCATTAGCgtttggtgttgaaatCATCCCAATACTTTTCCAAGAAGCTGCAGTGTAGCCTTACGGCACGGTTGTTATTTATTGTTTGACAAATGTTACTGCTTTTCATGTAGTGGAAAAAATCTTATTTTGTAGTTCTACGGGATGAAATTACAAGCGGTTGTCAAAAGGGTGTTGGAAAAACTCTTGACGAAAGAGGATATAATGGAGATCAAAAATTCCAGTTAAAGTGCAAAAGATACATCTTATTGTGTTCTCGAATATGGAACGGCTGAATATAGCACTGAAGGCTATGAAGTGAACTCAACATGGCCCGAGGATAAAAAAAACACTTTAGGCCACAAAGCAATTGTTTTTTCCGTTTACtgtcaaaattttgtaaagaTGACTCAAAACAATCAACGATTCGGGAGATCTCTCAGCAAACCAAATAATCATTTAACCGAAGGTAGTAAATTGTGTAAGAGTGACAAAGGTGAATCTTATGAGATGCATTGAGCTATTGTTACGCAAGAGCCAGAGATAAGAGATTGGAAATTCTACGAATTTTGAGGAGCTTCTGATATTAGAAGTGGAAAGATATTGAGTTTCTAAGTTTCCAAAAGTGCTGCATGCTATTGGAAGTGctgttttcaacaaagtcaGAAACTTTGTCCTCTTGAGGTTCATCCAGTTCAACCTAACTACAGCCCTAGTGCCGCAAATACATTTGCAAACAATAGCTGACTCAAAGTCAGGATTACAAAAACagaacaacatcaaaaggCGGAAGCGTTTTCTGTTACTTCCCTTGGCCCGTGTGGTCAGAGCAAcataaaaataaaagaatcACTTTAGGCATCACTAAATGCTCTATCAGCGATATGCACGCAAATGCAATCTCCTTGGCTTGACAAAGGGGTAATTGGTAATCAAACTTTTGTTCTCATTCGCCGTAGCTCATGTCGAGTCCAAAATACACAGGAAGACAGAGGGTGTAGCAAGTTATAGCCATCTTGCCTCATCTTTCcataaatttcttttttttttattgttcaGAATTTCAACCACTGTAGATACTAGTAATTGGCTAAAACAATAGTACAAGAGATAGGCGAAGAGTGAAACCCGATTCTCTATATATTGTAGAAAATCGAGACTCGGACTCGAAAACGTAAAAAACCGgaaaccacaacaaaagaatagAAAGAATTAACCGCCAAGCTGATGACTAGAAAGGTAACACAAAATTCAAGTAGATGCATAATTTGCGGCTGTTCTCGCTTTgaaatatatattttttaaCCGTGGTTCAATTAATTTACAGAAGAGACCGCAAATTAAGAAGGGATTAATCTACACCAgcagttttcaaaaactgtattaaaatttattttaagaattgaaattatatAAACTATtaaaagaatcaattaGCAAATTGCAGTGCTGGTGCCTTGAGAAAATCTCGGCATAACACGTACAAAAGCCTCTTGAATAGGACATTTCAGTGAGATTTGAACCTCAGCAAATTCTTCAGCATCGACATACTCTTCATCCTCCTCTacttcatcataatcatcctcctcttcttcttcttcaaattcactGGCGTATGAATTATAAGTTAATGAGTCTGGTGGAGTATGTAATTGTggatttgtttgatgatgtgtTGATCTCTTGATGTGTGtgtcattgaaaaagtcaCATCCGATCACTTCATTGGATAGCAGGTGCAAATCAATTCGAtcatttggattcaatttgaatattttatCCAATAGGTCATTAAATTGACCCGAAATAGGAAGGATCGACGATAAGAtgtcttttttgttttgcaacatgTAACTAATAAAAACCTCACTTTGACCGTCAAATGATGCTATAGGCCAAGGGTTTCTCGAACAACTgatgttgatcaaaagaatacCCAAAGCCCAAACATCTCCAGCCAAGGTAGGTAGTAATTTTATAGATTTGTCATTCAGTGAAACTGGAAAGgattcaatatcaaccaTGTTGCGTATTAGTTTGCTTGTAGTGTAATTTGTAATTCTTTCTGGTGACATGTAGAAACTTGAGCCTCTGCACAAGTTACATGCAATTAAATCTGTTTCCATAGCAAGACCAAAATCtatcaaaaagatttgtATTTCGTTGTATTCGATGATGTTAGAGTCCGTGTGGGGCCTCCTGTAGTCCTTGTTGTACTTGACCATTATGTTCTCCGGTTTCAAGTCACAATGGTATACAGAGTTTTGATTGCAATACTCCACGGCATCAATCAACTGTAGCATGGcattcttcatcaacaattgtttctCTCTATCATTTCGCCTctgttgaaagatttgtAAATCAATTATATTACCAAACAAGTCACCTTGCTCAAAGTAGTCTAGTAGTATAACAACGGCaaagttttccaattcaaatacttCA is part of the Candida orthopsilosis Co 90-125, chromosome 2 draft sequence genome and harbors:
- a CDS encoding Sha3 serine/threonine kinase (involved in glucose transport), whose amino-acid sequence is MTILPLFDSPCYSQPTKRQKSNVNMSLDGYMFNEELRFVRKIGAGTYGLIYLVENIYTKQQFAAKMVLKQQPMKLGTNTSSNKQLIQQQFYQYFLNHVIPKPRSIDFDYIKGQGHDCQFLTEIALHLKVHDHPNVATIHEVFELENFAVVILLDYFEQGDLFGNIIDLQIFQQRRNDREKQLLMKNAMLQLIDAVEYCNQNSVYHCDLKPENIMVKYNKDYRRPHTDSNIIEYNEIQIFLIDFGLAMETDLIACNLCRGSSFYMSPERITNYTTSKLIRNMVDIESFPVSSNDKSIKLLPTLAGDVWALGILLINISCSRNPWPIASFDGQSEVFISYMLQNKKDILSSILPISGQFNDLLDKIFKLNPNDRIDLHSLSNEVIGCDFFNDTHIKRSTHHQTNPQLHTPPDSLTYNSYASEFEEEEEEDDYDEVEEDEEYVDAEEFAEVQISSKCPIQEAFVRVMPRFSQGTSTAIC